One genomic region from Pyxicephalus adspersus chromosome 1, UCB_Pads_2.0, whole genome shotgun sequence encodes:
- the LOC140341543 gene encoding galectin-1-like, with amino-acid sequence MAGLGGLEGYHVVINHLNLKPGQYVEITGAIPEPCTDFVVTLGVDFSNLLLHLNPRFHLNKYVGQIMFCSLINNVWGPLMLTDVFPFSAGTDTSFTIKYTKEQFVIMLPTGVKIPFPVCVPLEVIPFMFFKNFRLKRLKIG; translated from the exons ATGGCAGGACTGGGAGGACTAGAAGGATAT CATGTCGTTATAAACCACCTCAACCTGAAACCTGGCCAATATGTAGAGATAACAGGTGCCATTCCAGAACCCTGTACAGA ttttgtagTGACCTTGGGAGTAGATTTTTCAAACCTGCTGCTGCACTTGAATCCTCGATTCCACCTAAACAAATATGTCGGCCAGATAATGTTCTGCTCACTGATTAACAACGTCTGGGGACCGCTAATGCTCACAGATGTCTTCCCCTTTTCTGCAGGGACAGATACCTCG ttTACCATAAAGTATACCAAAGAGCAGTTTGTCATAATGTTGCCTACTGGAGTCAAGATCCCATTTCCGGTCTGTGTTCCCCTAGAAGTGATCCCATTTATGTTCTTCAAAAACTTCCGGCTCAAGCGCCTAAAGATTGGTTAA
- the LOC140321840 gene encoding odorant receptor 131-2-like, whose product MLYMLWSILGFTLMLGAMYTLYVPMPICYILFTASLPAFRVTPISLAAMTLEKYAAICHLLRHPDLCTPQRANAVFTLICTVLVILYAGELGLMASSFTNIFNLYIICRQENLLALPYQNALRSMMLILCYVSVAIVILFTYIEIMMVAQGVRSQSSSASKDRKTILLHSFQLLLCMASLLSIHKSHIAFIKK is encoded by the coding sequence ATGTTGTACATGCTGTGGTCAATCCTTGGATTCACCTTGATGCTTGGTGCTATGTACACACTGTACGTCCCCATGCCCATTTGCTACATTTTGTTCACAGCTTCATTACCAGCATTTAGAGTGACCCCAATTAGCCTGGCAGCCATGACTCTAGAGAAATACGCAGCCATTTGTCACCTTTTACGACACCCTGACCTGTGCACCCCACAAAGAGCCAATGCAGTATTCACCCTTATATGTACAGTATTGGTAATCCTATATGCTGGTGAATTGGGCCTCATGGCTTCATCGTTTACAAATATATTCAACCTTTACATCATATGTCGGCAGGAAAATCTGTTGGCTCTCCCCTATCAAAATGCTTTAAGGTCCATGATGTTAATATTGTGTTACGTTTCAGTGGCCATTGTCATCTTATTCACATACATCGAGATCATGATGGTTGCCCAAGGAGTTCGCTCCCAATCTTCTTCTGCCTCTAAAGACAGGAAAACGATCTTGCTTCACAGCTTCCAGCTGCTCCTATGCATGGCTTCCTTATTGTCTATACATAAATCTCATATTGCATTCATAAAGAAATGA